A stretch of the Microcebus murinus isolate Inina chromosome 6, M.murinus_Inina_mat1.0, whole genome shotgun sequence genome encodes the following:
- the TBC1D21 gene encoding TBC1 domain family member 21, with protein MTTLSPENSLSARQSASFILVKRKPAIDKTEWNSFFDENGHLAKSRDFICVSILERGLHPLVRTEAWKFLTGYYSWQSSQDERLTVDSTRRKNYEALCQMYEKIQPLLENLHQNFIETRNNITHDIQKLYDKDPLGNVLIDKKRLEKILLLSYVCNTQAEYQQGFHEMVMLFQLMVEHDHETFWLFQFFLQKMEHSCVINIGVGKNLDTLNNLITFLDPVFAEHLKGKGAGAVQSLFPWFCLCFQRAFKSFDDVWRLWEVLLTGKPCRNFQVLVAYSLLQMVREQVLQESMSGDDILLACNKLIDLDADELISAACMVYAELIQKDVPRPLKDFFL; from the exons GTGAAGAGAAAACCAGCCATTGACAAGACAGAATGGAATAGCTTCTTTGACGAGAACGGCCATCTGGCCAAGTCGAGGGACTTCATTTGTGTTAGCATCCTGGAAAGG GGTCTGCACCCCCTGGTGAGGACGGAAGCCTGGAAGTTCCTCACGGGCTACTACTCATGGCAGAGCTCCCAGGATGAGCGGCTCACCGTGGACAGCACGCGGAG GAAGAACTATGAGGCCTTATGCCAGATGTACGAGAAGATTCAACCCCTTCTGGAAAACCTGCACCAGAACTTCATAGAGACTCGGAATAATATCA cgCACGACATTCAGAAACTCTATGACAAAGACCCCCTGGGCAATGTCCTCATCGACAAGAAGAGGCTGGAGAAGATCTTACTGCTGAGCTATGTCTGCAACACCCAGGCAG AGTACCAGCAGGGCTTCCACGAGATGGTGATGCTCTTCCAGCTGATGGTGGAGCATGACCACGAGACCTTCTGGCTCTTCCAGTTCTTCTTGCAGAAAATG GAGCACAGCTGTGTCATCAACATCGGGGTGGGCAAGAACCTCGACACGCTCAACAACCTCATCACCTTCCTGGACCCCGTGTTTGCTGAGCACCTTA AAGGGAAGGGCGCCGGGGCCGTGCAGTCCCTCTTCCCTTGGTTCTGCCTCTGCTTCCAGCGTGCCTTCAAGTCCTTCGACGACGTCTGGCGGCTCTGGGAG GTTCTGCTGACAGGGAAGCCCTGCAGGAACTTCCAGGTGCTGGTGGCCTACAGCCTGCTGCAGATGGTGCGGGAGCAGGTGCTGCAGGAGAGCATGAGCGGCGACGACATCCTCCTG GCCTGCAACAAGCTCATCGACCTCGATGCTGACGAGCTGATCTCCGCTGCCTGCATGGTGTATGCTGAGCTCATCCAGAAGGAC GTCCCTCGGCCATTAAAGGATTTCTTTCTCTGA